The following are encoded together in the Humulus lupulus chromosome 5, drHumLupu1.1, whole genome shotgun sequence genome:
- the LOC133779955 gene encoding uncharacterized protein LOC133779955 yields MRKKQLPHTCSRRGYARTMDDMSRESSKPVTRVQAFLKTHTKKNGEPVNAQAAEVIEKLQVLANEKPDSCTTQNTVQDALTIIFGPDKNGRSLANGRGVTNTKLAILRARDDHISQLESSQSEMKNKMSEMMNLINTIAKSVNIQGFTQPSEAESHMPSPMC; encoded by the exons atgaggaagaaacAACTCCCACATACATGCAGCAggagaggatatgctcgaacaatggatgacatg AGTAGGGAAAGCTCAAAACCTGTAACAAGAGTTCAAGCTTTCTTAAAGACACACacaaagaagaatggtgaacctgtgaATGCACAAGCTGCTGAAGTTATT GAGAAGCTACAAGTTCTTGCAAATGAAAAACCAGATTCATGCACAACACAGAATACTGTACAAGATGCTCTCACTATCATATTTGGTCCTGACAAGAATGGTAGATCATTAGCTAATGGGAGGGGAGTAACTAATACAAAGTTAGCTATTCTAAGAGCAAGAGATGACCATATTTCACAATTGGAATCAAGTCAATCTGAGATGAAGAATAAAATGTCTGAGATGATGAATCTTATTAATACTATTGCAAAAAGTGTAAACATTCAg GGGTTTACTCAACCAAGTGAAGCGGAGTCACACATGCCTTCTCCTATG TGTTAA